The following are from one region of the Chromobacterium phragmitis genome:
- a CDS encoding HDOD domain-containing protein: MDLDNWTKTIAERRWPILPDTLSELRDACARHSDLINFTDLANLCLSDPFLLLDLFRVVGNSRALQRNESIPAVEQTLLLMGLEAVVTRFNRVEALEICDGKLDADVYEAVGDWMARSRVAALIVKEWLSIMGDVKVEDCFVSALLYNMPACIYMLQRNQLPDRPLLQEMSEAFSADYGQILQAFVKHMPLPVGFNTLLGPGAPNKRRQLLKLAIATANSLDHGVERSTWLVGVDTAAKMINCMPEMAYNAVVHAVLNVAKRPHVVGYTFPARSLLLLPSNGKGPEMKKAAALSGEDQLANAIRESIRFLANDLKFERVLYFHYEHDQHALKLRYQVGVDADSPLRRLQVELEPGSFFGVFTSKPQSFHAPADVRQQLSRRYEDEFFQHVGDYEFALMTLFGGHRLSGVFYVDNARTGRVIDDSTYHRFKDLVTRLAQH, from the coding sequence ATGGATCTCGATAACTGGACCAAGACCATCGCCGAGCGGCGGTGGCCGATTCTCCCCGACACGTTGAGCGAGCTGCGCGACGCCTGCGCTCGCCACAGCGATCTGATCAACTTCACCGATCTGGCCAATCTTTGTTTGTCCGATCCCTTCTTGCTGCTTGACTTGTTTCGGGTGGTTGGCAATTCGCGCGCGCTGCAGCGCAATGAAAGTATCCCGGCAGTAGAGCAGACGCTGCTGCTGATGGGCCTGGAGGCGGTTGTCACGCGTTTCAACCGCGTGGAGGCGCTGGAGATCTGCGATGGAAAGCTGGACGCGGACGTCTACGAGGCAGTGGGCGACTGGATGGCGCGCAGCCGGGTGGCGGCTCTGATCGTCAAGGAATGGCTGTCCATCATGGGCGACGTGAAGGTGGAGGATTGCTTCGTCTCCGCGCTGCTCTACAACATGCCGGCCTGCATCTACATGTTGCAGCGAAACCAGTTGCCTGACAGACCATTGCTGCAGGAGATGTCCGAAGCCTTCAGCGCCGACTATGGACAAATCTTGCAAGCCTTCGTCAAGCACATGCCCTTGCCGGTCGGGTTCAATACATTGCTGGGTCCGGGCGCGCCCAACAAGCGCCGGCAATTGCTGAAGCTGGCCATCGCCACCGCCAACTCGTTGGATCATGGAGTAGAGCGCAGCACTTGGCTGGTGGGGGTGGACACCGCGGCGAAGATGATCAACTGCATGCCGGAAATGGCCTACAACGCGGTGGTGCATGCGGTGCTCAACGTGGCGAAGCGTCCGCATGTGGTTGGCTATACTTTTCCGGCGCGGTCCTTGCTGTTGCTGCCCAGCAACGGCAAAGGGCCGGAGATGAAAAAGGCCGCGGCATTGTCCGGCGAAGATCAGCTGGCGAACGCGATTCGGGAGTCCATCCGTTTCCTGGCCAACGATCTCAAGTTCGAGCGGGTGCTGTATTTCCATTACGAGCATGACCAGCATGCGTTGAAGCTGCGATACCAGGTGGGCGTGGATGCGGATAGCCCGTTGCGCAGGTTGCAGGTGGAGCTGGAGCCCGGCAGCTTTTTCGGCGTATTCACCAGCAAGCCGCAGAGTTTTCATGCCCCTGCCGACGTTAGGCAGCAACTGAGCCGCCGCTACGAAGACGAGTTTTTCCAGCATGTCGGCGATTATGAATTCGCGCTGATGACCCTGTTCGGCGGCCATAGGCTCAGCGGCGTGTTCTATGTCGACAATGCCAGAACCGGGCGCGTGATCGACGACTCCACTTATCATCGATTCAAGGATTTGGTCACGCGTCTGGCTCAGCATTGA
- a CDS encoding TrmH family RNA methyltransferase: MPYIAKTITSPHNDEVKALARLVQYSRDRRKEGVMVLEGIHLADACLLAGGALPRVYLNEAAAGKEEVGDLLARLPDGCVVATLPESVMAKVTGLASAGELLALSPRPQPDTPPAQAPRVLLEDIQDPGNLGTILRSAAAAGVYDVFLSKGCVDVFSPKVLRAGMGAHFALRIHEHADLTAELGHFSGRKLVTHLEGSSSLYGHDLSGAVAFVFGNEGAGVSARLLAQADARIRIPMPGHAESLNVAMAATVCLFERVRQLETIAGSGQG, from the coding sequence ATGCCCTACATTGCCAAGACCATCACCTCTCCCCACAACGACGAAGTCAAGGCGCTGGCCAGGCTGGTCCAGTACAGCCGCGACCGCCGCAAAGAGGGCGTGATGGTGCTGGAGGGCATTCATCTGGCCGACGCCTGCCTGTTGGCCGGCGGCGCATTGCCACGCGTTTATCTGAACGAGGCCGCGGCGGGCAAGGAGGAGGTTGGGGATTTGCTGGCGCGCCTTCCGGATGGCTGCGTGGTCGCGACGCTGCCCGAGTCCGTGATGGCCAAGGTCACGGGTTTGGCCAGCGCCGGCGAATTGCTGGCCTTGAGCCCCCGGCCGCAGCCCGACACTCCGCCGGCGCAGGCGCCGCGCGTATTGTTGGAGGATATCCAGGACCCGGGCAATCTGGGCACCATTCTTCGCAGCGCCGCGGCTGCGGGCGTTTACGACGTTTTCCTCTCCAAGGGCTGCGTGGACGTGTTTTCTCCCAAGGTGCTGCGCGCGGGAATGGGCGCGCATTTCGCCTTGCGCATCCATGAGCATGCGGACTTGACGGCGGAGCTGGGGCATTTTTCCGGCCGCAAGCTGGTCACGCATCTGGAGGGCTCCAGTTCGCTGTATGGCCATGATCTCAGCGGTGCGGTCGCCTTCGTGTTCGGCAATGAGGGGGCCGGGGTCAGCGCGCGCCTGCTGGCGCAGGCCGACGCGCGCATCCGCATCCCGATGCCGGGCCATGCGGAATCTTTGAACGTGGCGATGGCTGCGACGGTTTGTCTGTTCGAACGGGTGAGGCAATTGGAAACCATCGCCGGCAGCGGGCAGGGCTGA
- a CDS encoding 2-methylaconitate cis-trans isomerase PrpF family protein, translating to MEDGYRLPATLMRGGTSKGLFIRADALPDDTEQWHPLLLRAIGSPDPYGRQTDGLGSGSANSSKVVIVSPSRRDDCDVDALFGHVFTKEARIDWSGNCGNLAAAVPLFAVMEKLARPEDGVATIAIWQANVGKRILAELEIFKGQAVWQGDFRIDGVAFPGAPIRLRYLDPAGDCSEMFPTGCLLDKLKLPDGSQVDATLIDAGNPTLFVRARDFGLKGRESAADIDPTILRRLEMARAAATVAMGLAPDFFAAGREYPATPKISFLSDDDDPACALHARALSMGRLHPAYPGTDAIALACACAAEGTLPAELAGKPVRGTPLTFSHPSGTLTLEAVLGLDPLGWKVDEVIMTRTARPLMRGDVYIPEE from the coding sequence ATGGAAGACGGCTACCGCCTGCCCGCCACGCTGATGCGCGGCGGCACCAGCAAGGGCTTGTTCATCCGCGCCGACGCGCTGCCGGACGATACCGAGCAATGGCATCCATTGCTGCTGCGCGCAATAGGCAGCCCCGATCCCTACGGCCGCCAGACCGACGGCCTCGGCAGCGGTTCCGCCAACTCCAGCAAAGTGGTGATCGTCAGCCCCTCCCGCCGCGACGACTGCGATGTAGACGCGCTGTTCGGCCACGTATTCACTAAGGAGGCGCGGATAGACTGGTCCGGCAACTGCGGCAACTTGGCCGCCGCCGTGCCGTTGTTCGCCGTGATGGAAAAGCTGGCGCGACCGGAGGACGGCGTCGCCACCATCGCCATCTGGCAGGCCAATGTCGGCAAGCGCATCCTGGCCGAACTGGAAATCTTCAAAGGACAGGCCGTATGGCAAGGGGATTTCCGCATCGACGGCGTCGCCTTCCCCGGCGCGCCGATCCGGCTGCGCTACCTTGACCCCGCCGGCGACTGCAGCGAGATGTTCCCCACCGGCTGCCTGCTGGATAAGCTGAAGCTGCCTGACGGCAGCCAGGTGGACGCCACCCTGATAGACGCCGGCAATCCCACTTTGTTCGTCCGCGCCCGCGACTTCGGCCTGAAAGGCCGAGAGTCCGCCGCCGACATCGACCCCACGATCCTGCGCCGGCTTGAAATGGCGAGAGCGGCCGCCACGGTGGCGATGGGCCTGGCCCCTGACTTCTTCGCCGCCGGCCGCGAGTATCCCGCCACGCCCAAGATCAGCTTCTTGTCAGACGACGACGATCCCGCCTGCGCGTTGCATGCCCGCGCGCTGTCGATGGGCCGGCTGCATCCGGCTTACCCCGGCACCGATGCCATCGCGCTGGCCTGCGCCTGCGCGGCAGAAGGCACGCTGCCAGCGGAGCTGGCCGGCAAACCGGTGCGCGGCACGCCGCTCACCTTCAGCCATCCTAGCGGCACCCTGACGCTGGAGGCGGTGCTGGGCCTGGATCCGCTAGGCTGGAAAGTGGACGAAGTGATCATGACCCGAACTGCCCGGCCCTTGATGCGGGGAGACGTCTACATTCCGGAGGAGTAG
- a CDS encoding multifunctional CCA addition/repair protein has product MDIYIVGGAVRDRLLKLPVKDRDWVVVGASPDDMLALGYRPVGKDFPVFLHPETQEEYALARTERKVAKGYHGFVFHTDSDVTLEQDLARRDLTINAIAEAADGSLIDPYDGQADLKAGILRHVSEAFAEDPVRILRLARFAARFDFAVAPETMALMRQMVDNGEADALVAERVWQELAKGLMEDKPSRMLLTLRQCGALARILPEVDALFGVPQRSDYHPEVDCGDHVMRVLDYAAAAGQPLAVRFAALIHDLGKALTPADVLPRHIGHEEGGIAPLSELCRRLRVPSDCRDLAHITMVHHTKVHRALELRPDTMLRVFKDCDALRRPERFLQMLEACLADARGRLNFENAPYPQKDYLETMLAATLQIDAGAIAAGCADKAAIPATIDAARIAVIARCKGEWKED; this is encoded by the coding sequence ATGGACATCTACATCGTCGGCGGAGCGGTCCGCGACCGCCTGCTGAAACTTCCCGTGAAAGACCGCGACTGGGTGGTCGTAGGCGCATCGCCGGACGACATGCTGGCTCTGGGCTACCGGCCGGTGGGCAAGGACTTTCCCGTGTTCCTGCATCCTGAAACCCAGGAAGAGTACGCGCTGGCCCGCACCGAACGCAAAGTGGCCAAGGGCTACCATGGTTTCGTGTTCCACACCGACAGCGACGTCACGCTGGAACAGGACCTTGCCCGGCGCGACCTCACCATCAACGCCATCGCCGAAGCCGCCGACGGCAGCCTGATCGACCCATACGACGGCCAGGCCGACTTGAAAGCCGGCATCCTGCGCCATGTGAGCGAGGCGTTCGCCGAAGACCCCGTCCGCATCCTGCGCCTGGCGCGCTTCGCCGCTCGCTTCGACTTCGCCGTCGCGCCAGAAACCATGGCGCTGATGCGCCAGATGGTGGACAACGGCGAGGCGGACGCGCTGGTGGCGGAGCGAGTATGGCAGGAATTGGCCAAGGGACTGATGGAAGACAAGCCGTCGCGCATGCTGCTGACGTTGCGCCAATGCGGCGCACTAGCCCGCATCCTGCCCGAAGTCGACGCGCTGTTCGGCGTGCCGCAGCGTTCCGACTACCACCCGGAAGTGGATTGCGGCGACCATGTGATGCGGGTGCTGGACTACGCCGCGGCAGCCGGCCAGCCGCTGGCGGTGCGCTTCGCCGCGCTGATCCACGATCTGGGCAAGGCGCTGACGCCGGCCGACGTGCTGCCGCGCCATATCGGCCACGAGGAAGGCGGCATCGCGCCTCTGTCCGAGCTCTGCCGCCGCCTCCGGGTGCCCAGCGACTGCCGCGACCTTGCCCACATCACCATGGTCCACCACACCAAGGTGCATCGCGCGCTGGAGTTGCGGCCGGACACCATGCTGCGGGTATTCAAGGATTGCGACGCGTTGCGGCGGCCAGAACGTTTCCTGCAAATGCTGGAGGCTTGCCTGGCTGATGCCCGCGGCCGGCTCAACTTCGAGAACGCGCCGTATCCGCAAAAAGACTATCTCGAAACCATGCTGGCTGCTACCCTGCAAATTGATGCCGGCGCCATAGCCGCAGGCTGCGCCGACAAAGCCGCGATCCCCGCCACGATAGACGCCGCGCGGATCGCCGTCATCGCCAGATGCAAGGGGGAATGGAAGGAGGACTGA
- a CDS encoding complex I NDUFA9 subunit family protein, whose product MTARKICLIGGSGFIGRHLAAQLASRGYRVTVASRRLDLPEFRVLPSAELVRADIHDPERLASLVAGHDAVISMVGILHGSRAQFEKAHAELPQKIVAACARQGVRRLVHISALGAAQDAPSDYQQTKALGELAVERAGLDWSILRPSVVFGRDDAFLNMFAGLQKLLPALPLAGADCRMAPIWVDDVARAVCECLARRKTVGKRMDLAGPETYTLAELARLAGRASGHSRPVFGLPDSLAMLQAALMESLPGPTLMSRDNVRSLRWDNVSDQPFPSDLLGFAPAALSALAPDWLAGRDRNAAASRHRAKAAR is encoded by the coding sequence ATGACCGCACGGAAGATTTGCCTGATAGGCGGCAGCGGCTTCATCGGCCGCCACCTCGCCGCGCAGCTGGCCAGCCGCGGCTACCGCGTCACCGTCGCCAGCCGCCGCCTGGACCTGCCGGAATTCCGCGTGTTGCCGTCCGCCGAGCTGGTCCGCGCCGACATCCACGATCCAGAGCGGCTGGCCAGCCTGGTGGCCGGCCACGACGCGGTGATCAGCATGGTCGGCATCCTGCACGGCAGCCGCGCCCAGTTCGAAAAGGCGCATGCGGAGCTTCCGCAAAAAATCGTCGCCGCCTGCGCGCGGCAAGGCGTGAGACGGCTGGTCCACATCAGCGCGCTGGGCGCCGCCCAGGACGCGCCCAGCGACTACCAACAGACCAAGGCCTTGGGCGAGCTGGCGGTGGAACGCGCCGGCCTGGACTGGAGCATATTGCGGCCGTCTGTAGTGTTCGGCCGCGATGACGCCTTCCTCAACATGTTTGCAGGGCTGCAAAAACTGCTGCCTGCACTGCCGTTGGCCGGCGCGGATTGCCGCATGGCTCCGATATGGGTGGATGACGTCGCGCGCGCCGTCTGCGAATGTTTGGCTCGGAGAAAGACCGTAGGCAAGAGAATGGATCTGGCCGGCCCGGAAACCTACACCCTGGCCGAACTGGCCAGGCTGGCCGGCCGCGCCAGCGGTCATTCCCGGCCTGTGTTCGGCCTGCCCGACAGCCTCGCCATGCTGCAGGCCGCGTTGATGGAATCGCTGCCCGGGCCGACGCTGATGAGCCGCGACAACGTGCGCTCGCTGCGTTGGGACAACGTCAGCGATCAGCCCTTCCCCTCTGATCTGCTCGGCTTCGCCCCCGCCGCACTGTCGGCGCTGGCGCCCGACTGGCTGGCTGGCCGCGACCGCAACGCCGCCGCGTCCCGCCATCGCGCGAAGGCGGCGCGCTGA
- a CDS encoding lytic transglycosylase domain-containing protein yields the protein MKASITTARLTSLAIALSAAQSALAGPDDTLVAARDAFRANDLAKLANLGDKLPDNYPLKDYPDYWLAWKALDRNDDAQVQRFLTRVPESLMTERIRNEWVKKLGQREDWTTFAQEWKKLPAEGRDEESTCYGQLLQLRQGQKLDDLDRFLEGKPAPDGCSRLIDMAYARGALSQDWLWRRARLLLAGNFLTQARQLASDTQLPLDNAALSKPSIASAATAGGQEAMLYEAVRKGKADLDGAASMLLRMEKEISPDRAGFGWGQLALLSARKHLAGQALQWFDKADPRQLTSDQWEWWARSALRLEQWTQLDGIIRRMPAAVSAKPAWRYWQARSLKQLGRSAEAAPLFSQASVGHNYYALLSLEELGNSLSASANKTGPNSDDVSRMKADPAIRRSLALLNVAEIYTKPEFRTDAQREWRWAMRGRNDMQLLAAAEIARKENFYDMAIYSAERTKEEHDFSLRYLTPYREVTQKYARQLDIDDAWVYGLIRQESRFITMARSGVGASGLMQLMPATAKWAAKKIGLTHFAVNDIDTNVQLGTWYLRYVLDNLSGNAVMATAAYNAGPGRARNWQADRPLDGTIYAETIPFSETRDYVQKVMANAAYYSSTFGHANISLKNRMGVVPAR from the coding sequence ATGAAAGCCTCGATCACCACCGCACGCCTGACCTCCCTGGCGATTGCGCTCTCCGCAGCCCAATCCGCCCTCGCCGGCCCGGACGATACCCTTGTCGCCGCACGCGACGCTTTTCGCGCCAACGATCTGGCCAAGCTGGCCAATCTGGGCGACAAGTTGCCGGACAACTACCCTCTGAAAGACTACCCAGACTACTGGCTGGCCTGGAAGGCGCTGGATCGCAATGACGACGCTCAGGTGCAACGTTTTCTCACCCGCGTTCCGGAAAGCCTGATGACGGAAAGAATACGCAACGAATGGGTGAAAAAGCTGGGCCAGCGCGAGGACTGGACCACCTTCGCCCAGGAGTGGAAAAAGCTGCCGGCGGAAGGCCGAGACGAGGAGTCCACCTGCTATGGCCAGCTGCTGCAGTTGCGCCAAGGCCAGAAACTGGACGATCTGGACCGTTTCCTGGAGGGCAAGCCCGCTCCGGACGGCTGCAGCCGCTTGATAGACATGGCCTACGCGCGCGGCGCGCTGAGCCAGGACTGGCTGTGGCGGCGCGCCCGCTTGCTGCTGGCCGGCAACTTCCTGACACAGGCGCGGCAACTGGCCAGCGACACCCAGCTGCCGCTGGACAACGCCGCGCTCAGCAAACCCTCCATCGCCAGCGCCGCCACAGCGGGCGGTCAGGAAGCCATGCTTTACGAGGCCGTGCGCAAAGGCAAGGCCGACCTGGACGGCGCCGCCTCCATGCTGCTGCGGATGGAAAAGGAAATCAGCCCAGACCGCGCCGGTTTCGGCTGGGGCCAGCTCGCGCTGCTATCCGCGCGCAAACATCTGGCGGGCCAGGCGCTGCAATGGTTCGACAAGGCCGACCCGCGCCAGCTCACCTCCGACCAATGGGAATGGTGGGCCCGTTCCGCATTGCGCCTCGAACAATGGACGCAGTTGGATGGCATCATTCGCCGCATGCCCGCCGCGGTGTCCGCCAAGCCGGCCTGGCGCTACTGGCAGGCGCGCTCGCTGAAGCAGCTGGGCAGATCCGCCGAGGCAGCGCCTCTGTTCAGCCAGGCCAGCGTCGGCCACAATTATTACGCGCTGCTGTCGCTGGAAGAACTGGGCAATAGCCTGTCAGCCTCCGCCAACAAGACCGGCCCCAACAGCGACGATGTCTCGCGCATGAAGGCCGATCCGGCGATCCGCCGCTCGCTGGCGCTGCTGAACGTCGCGGAGATCTACACCAAGCCGGAATTCCGCACCGATGCGCAGCGCGAGTGGCGTTGGGCAATGCGCGGCCGCAACGACATGCAGCTGCTGGCGGCCGCAGAGATCGCCCGCAAGGAAAATTTCTACGACATGGCCATCTACAGCGCGGAGCGCACCAAGGAGGAACATGATTTCTCGCTGCGCTACCTGACGCCCTACCGCGAAGTCACGCAGAAATACGCGCGCCAGCTGGACATAGACGACGCCTGGGTTTACGGCCTTATCCGCCAGGAAAGCCGTTTCATCACCATGGCGCGCTCCGGGGTGGGCGCCTCCGGCCTGATGCAACTGATGCCGGCCACCGCCAAGTGGGCGGCCAAGAAAATCGGCCTCACCCACTTCGCCGTCAACGACATCGACACCAATGTCCAGCTGGGCACCTGGTATCTGCGCTACGTACTGGACAATCTGTCCGGCAACGCTGTGATGGCCACCGCCGCCTACAACGCCGGCCCGGGCCGCGCCCGCAACTGGCAGGCCGACCGTCCGCTGGACGGCACCATTTACGCCGAAACCATACCCTTCAGCGAAACGCGCGACTACGTGCAAAAGGTGATGGCCAACGCCGCCTATTACTCCAGCACCTTCGGCCACGCCAATATCTCGCTGAAAAACCGCATGGGCGTGGTCCCAGCCCGCTGA
- a CDS encoding efflux transporter outer membrane subunit, protein MLKRALIPVAVALALSACAVGPDYSRPKVELPAAQAGAQAPAVDADWWKRFDDPTLNQLIEEAVKGNLDLQAAAARVEQAAAQAGIARAALLPALNANAGYQRGRSSRELANPASPLISDARSANLAASWELDLWGKLRRGNEAARAGYQASRYDRDAAQLGLSAQVAQTYFQMRALDAQLDIAKRTLQSREESLKLQTKRFHGGLISELDQRQAEVEAASARASVPQIARSLEQTETALGVLLGHSPKQLAEGGLVRGKDINSLASPPDMPADLPSSLLERRPDVASSEQQLIAANARIGVAKAAYFPSISLTGALGSQSLSLDSLFTGPTRTWSFAGNLAAPIFNFGATGYNVDAATAGQKQALAQYQKTVQSAFKDALDSLAANGAARDILQAQTTQVTALNRTLKLAGLRYDNGYASYLDVLDAQRNSFQAELNLINAKLDKLNATIGVYKALGGGWEEHG, encoded by the coding sequence ATGCTTAAGCGCGCCCTGATCCCCGTCGCCGTCGCGCTGGCGCTGTCCGCTTGCGCGGTGGGCCCCGACTACAGCCGGCCCAAGGTCGAGCTGCCGGCGGCCCAGGCCGGCGCCCAGGCGCCGGCGGTGGACGCCGACTGGTGGAAACGATTCGACGACCCGACGCTGAACCAGCTGATCGAAGAAGCCGTCAAGGGCAACCTCGATCTGCAGGCCGCCGCCGCCCGCGTCGAACAGGCCGCCGCCCAGGCCGGCATCGCCCGCGCGGCGCTGCTGCCGGCCCTGAACGCCAACGCCGGCTACCAGCGCGGCCGCAGCTCCCGCGAACTGGCCAACCCGGCCTCGCCGCTGATCAGCGACGCCCGCTCGGCCAACCTCGCCGCGTCGTGGGAGCTGGACCTGTGGGGCAAGCTGCGCCGCGGCAACGAGGCCGCGCGCGCCGGCTACCAGGCCAGCCGCTACGACCGCGACGCCGCCCAGCTGGGGCTGTCGGCCCAGGTGGCGCAAACCTACTTCCAGATGCGGGCGCTGGATGCCCAGCTGGACATCGCCAAGCGCACGCTGCAAAGCCGCGAGGAGTCGCTGAAGCTGCAGACCAAGCGTTTTCACGGCGGCCTGATCTCCGAGCTGGACCAGCGCCAGGCCGAGGTGGAAGCCGCGTCGGCCCGCGCCTCCGTGCCGCAGATCGCCCGCTCGCTGGAACAGACCGAAACCGCGCTCGGCGTGCTGCTGGGCCACAGCCCCAAGCAATTGGCGGAAGGCGGACTGGTCCGCGGCAAGGACATCAACAGCCTGGCCAGCCCGCCCGACATGCCGGCCGACCTGCCGTCCAGCCTGCTGGAGCGCCGGCCGGACGTGGCCTCCAGCGAACAGCAGCTGATCGCCGCCAACGCCCGCATCGGCGTGGCCAAGGCCGCCTACTTCCCCAGCATCAGCCTGACCGGCGCGCTGGGGTCGCAGAGCCTGTCGCTGGACAGCCTGTTCACCGGCCCCACCCGCACCTGGAGCTTCGCCGGCAACCTGGCGGCCCCCATCTTCAACTTCGGCGCCACCGGCTACAACGTGGACGCCGCGACGGCCGGCCAGAAGCAGGCGCTGGCGCAGTACCAGAAGACGGTGCAGTCGGCGTTCAAGGACGCACTGGACTCGCTGGCCGCCAACGGCGCCGCCCGCGACATCCTGCAGGCGCAAACCACCCAGGTCACCGCGCTGAACCGGACGCTGAAGCTGGCCGGCCTGCGCTACGACAACGGCTACGCCAGCTATCTGGACGTGCTGGACGCGCAGCGCAACAGCTTCCAGGCCGAGCTGAACCTGATCAACGCCAAGCTGGACAAGCTGAACGCCACCATCGGCGTCTACAAGGCGCTGGGCGGGGGGTGGGAGGAACACGGCTGA